In one Melopsittacus undulatus isolate bMelUnd1 chromosome 4, bMelUnd1.mat.Z, whole genome shotgun sequence genomic region, the following are encoded:
- the RPS6KL1 gene encoding ribosomal protein S6 kinase-like 1, whose protein sequence is MSRAEAEPCPRPLAQARVYLGQLRGRVSPAGPEGGGRRDYLVEAARQLRLALERDVSEDYEEAFNHYQNGVDVLLRGVQVDPNKERREAVKRKITQYLRRAEEIFNCHLQRAAEGSNPTATGYSSLRFRPIRTLSSAVENLRRCKVVGVIDKVQIVQDPATGATFILKSLPKSHVETRERQTIIPHGVPFMVKLLCYSVSEDSIFLHLEHVQGGTLWSHLCSKYHVQQGSADSSTGQALRDLGRQDVVGSSQASSQVSIFSARTGSGFPGSTTHRVLGNTDASPPREQTPTPTDRVPAAPAKGPSHPTSQGPVVYPWHTLTSSTGSVSDTAGSQRGPRLPQPVLSTARGAQPWPQQVPEVPGARSLLTSGRRQLPAGFAPPSAVQPRGPGPVAREPSREAYGGPGRRPPSEQCRASGSCGPGRRAWAVREEQVRLWAAEILLALEGLHQQGVLCRDLNPRNLLLDAAGHIRLTFFGQWTEVEPQCCSQAREQLYSAPEIGGIAEPTEAADCWSFGSLLYELLTGVPLSQNHPSGIQPHTQLHVPEGLSLAATSLLTELLQYNPKQRLGSGGGGMAKLKSHSFFSTVLWNKLVG, encoded by the exons ATGAGCCGGGCGGAGGCCGAGCCCTGCCCCCGGCCGCTGGCGCAGGCCCGCGTCTACCTGGGGCAGCTGCGGGGACGCGTCTCGCCGGCGGGCCCCGAGGGCGGTGGGCGCCGGGATTACCTGGTGGAGGCGGCGCGGCAGCTGCGGCTGGCGCTGGAGCGGGACGTCAGTGAGGACTACGAGGAGGCCTTCAACCACTACCAGAACGGCGTGGACGTGCTGCTCCGCGGCGTGCAGG TTGACCCCAACAAGGAGCGCCGGGAGGCCGTAAAGCGGAAGATTACACAGTACCTGAGGCGTGCAGAGGAAATCTTCAACTGCCACCTCCAGCGGGCTGCAGAGGGCAGCAACCCCACCGCCACG GGTTACAGCAGCCTGCGCTTCCGGCCCATCAGGACACTGAGCTCGGCAGTGGAGAACCTGAGACGGTGCAAGGTTGTGGGAGTGATTGATAAG GTGCAGATTGTCCAGGATCCTGCCACTGGTGCCACCTTTATACTTAAG AGCCTCCCCAAATCCCATGTTGAGACCCGTGAGCGACAGACCATCATCCCTCATGGGGTCCCCTTCATGGTCAAGCTGTTGTGCTACTCTGTGAGTGAGGACTCCATCTTCCTCCATCTGGAACACGTGCAGG gAGGGACTCTGTGGTCTCACCTCTGCTCCAAGTACCATGTccagcagggctctgcagaTTCAAGCACTGGTCAAGCCCTCAGGGACCTTGGCAGGCAGGATGTCGTGGGAAGCTCCCAGGCCAGCAGCCAagtctccatcttctctgcTCGGACAGGCAGTGGCTTCCCAGGCTCCACAACCCACCGAGTACTGGGAAACACTGACGCGTCGCCCCCTCGGGAGCAGACTCCCACCCCCACGGACCGTgttccagcagcaccagccaaAGGCCCCAGCCACCCCACCAGCCAGGGCCCGGTCGTCTACCCCTGGCACACCCTAACCAGCAGCACCGGCTCTGTGTCGGACACAGCAGGCTCCCAGCGGGGCCCCCggctcccccagcctgtactgagCACTGCGAGAGGGGCCCAGCCGTGGCCTCAGCAAGTGCCTGAGGTCCCCGGGGCTCGGTCCCTCCTCACCTCGGGTCGGAGGCAGCTTCCTGCAGGATTCGCTCCGCCCAGCGCTGTGCAGCCCCGCGGGCCCGGCCCGGTGGCGCGGGAGCCCTCGCGGGAAGCCTATGGAGGGCCGGGCCGGCGGCCGCCATCAGAACAGTGCCGGGCTTCGGGTTCCTGCGGGCCGGGGCGCAGGGCATGGGCAGTGCGGGAGGAGCAGGTGCGGCTCTGGGCAGCGGAAATCCTGCTGGCGCTGGAAGGGCTGCACCAGCAGGGTGTGCTGTGCCGCGACCTCAACCCCAGGAACCTGCTGCTTGATGCGGCGG GTCACATCCGTCTCACCTTCTTTGGCCAGTGGACAGAGGTGgagccccagtgctgcagccaggccCGGGAACAGCTGTACAGTGCCCCAG AAATTGGAGGGATTGCAGAGCCCACTGAAGCAGCTGACTGCTGGAGCTTTGGCTCTCTCTTGTATGAGTTGCTGACAGGAGTG ccacTGTCCCAAAACCACCCTTCAGGGATTCAACCTCACACCCA